DNA sequence from the Halobacterium sp. DL1 genome:
CTACGTGCTCGGCGGACGCGCGATGCAAGTCGTCGCAGACGACGCGGAGCTCGAACGCTACATCGAGGAGGCCGTCCGCGTCTCCCCCGACAAGCCGATTCTCGTCGACGAGTTCCTCGCGGACGCCGTGGAGCTCGACGTCGACGCCGTGAGCGACGGCGAGGACGTCGTCATCGGTGGAATCATGGAGCACATTGAGGCGGCGGGCGTCCACTCCGGGGACTCCGCCTGCGTGATTCCGCCGCGCTCGCTCGACGACGACACCCTCCGGCGCGTTCGCGAGGTCACCGAGGAGATCGCCTCGGCGCTGGACACCGTCGGACTGCTGAACGTCCAGCTGGCCGTACAAGACGGCGACGTGTACGTCCTCGAGGCGAACCCGCGCTCCTCGCGCACCGTCCCGTTCGTCTCGAAGGCGACCGGCGTCCCCATCGCGAAACTCGCGGCGAGAGTGATGGCCGGCGAGACGCTCGCCGACATCGACGTGAGCGAGGGCGTCCCCGAGCAGTTCAGCGTCAAAGAAGTCGTGCTGCCGTTCGACCGCCTGCCGAACTCGGACCCCCGCCTCGGCCCGGAGATGAAGTCCACGGGCGAGGTGATGGGCACCGCGTCATCGCCAGAGATGGCGTACTGGAAGGCCCAGCAGGCCGCGTCGAACGCTCCCGAGGCGGGCGGCACGGCGGTCATCGACCTGCCGGTCGAGGGGTACGAGGACCACTTCGAGGTCGCGGCGTTCGAAGACGTCCCCGAGGCCATCCGGAGCGGCGACGTCGACTTCATCGTCTCCGACGACCGCGAGGCGCTCACGACGGCCGTCGAGGAGGAGATTCCGTACCTCTCGACGGTCGCGTCCGCGGAGGCGATGCTGGAGGGACTCGCCCACAGGAACGACGACCTGGACGTCCTGCCGGTCGGTGACCGGCCGATTCGCGACGAGCGCTGGGGGTAGGACGGCCGCCAGCAGGCCGCGTCCCGCCTACGCGACGGCGAGCACGACGGCACCCCCGGCGAGGAAGGCGGCGAGCGCGTACCACGGTTCTCTCCGCACCACGCGGATGTTGTCGCCGATTCGGATTTGTTCGCGGCGAGCGCGTACCACGGTTCTCTCCGCACCGTTCGACTGGCGGTACTGCCGTACCGAGCGACGCCGAGCGACGCGACGACGAAGACCACGGCGATTGTCACGCCGACAGCGGCGTACTCGGTGGCGTGGAGGTAGGCGGCGAACGCGCCCACGACGGCGCCGAGGACGGCCGCGTGCCACTCGCGGAACGCCAGTTCGTTCGCCGAGAAGACGGACTCGGACATTGGTTTCTCGTATTTCGACGGTGAAGATAAGGCTTCGGGCCGGTGGGCTGTCCGACGGAGTGACGGGAGAACGAGAGTGAGACAGCCGGCGCGTTCAGTCCGCCTTCGGCGTCATTCGACGCGTCTCGGCCATCGCGAGCACGTCGTCGAAGAAGTCCAGCGTGTCGTTCGGGCCGGGGTTGGCCTCGGGGTGGTACTGGCGCGTGAGCACGTCCAGTTCCGCCGAATCGAGGCCCTCGGGGGTGTCGTCGTTGACGTTGACCTGCGTGACGTCGAGGTCGCCCGGGTCCGCGACGGTGTAGCCGTGGTTCTGGGTGGTCATCACGACGCGGCCGCTGTCGTGGTCGAGGACGGGCTGGTTGACGCCGCGGTGGCCGAAGTCCATCTTCTCGGTGGTGCCGCCGAGCGAGCGGGCAACGACCTGCTGGCCGAGGCAGATGCCCGCGATGGGGACCTCGCCGACGAACTCGTCGACGAGCGCCTCGGCTGCCTCGAAGTTCGCGGGGTCGCCCGGCCCGTTCGAGACGAACAGCACGTCCGGGCCGAGGTCGGCCACCTCGGTCGGCGTGGTGTCGTGCGGGAGGCGGTGGACGGTGGCGCCGCGCTCGACCAGCGAGTCGACGATGGACTGCTTGGCGCCGCAGTCGATGAGCGCGACGTCGGTGTCGCCGTCACCGTACGTCTCGGGTTCGGCGACGCTGACGCGCTCGCCGATGTCGGTGATGTCGTCCATGTGCGGACAGTCGGCGAGTTCCGCGCGGGCGTCGGCTGGCGTGGCCTCGGGGCCGGCAGCGATACCGACCTTCATCGCGCCGCCCTCGCGGATGTCGAGGACGAGGTCGCGGGTGTCCAGGCCGTCGACGGCGGGGACGCCCTCCGCGCGCAGCCAGTCGGCGACGTCGTCGGTGAGTTCGCGCGCGACGACGGCGCTGGGGTGGACGCGGTCGGACTCGAATCGGTCGTCTCGGACGCCGTAGTTCCCGATGAGGGGATAGGCAAAGGTGAGCACCTGTGCCTCGTACGATGGGTCGGTGAGGCTCTCCTCGTAGCCCGTGTACGCCGTGGTGAACACGAGCTCGCCGCGCGCCGTGCCGGGGGCGCGAGCGTTGGCCTCGACGACGTCGCCAGTTTCGAGCGCGAGGTAGGCGTCCGGCATTACGAGTTACCCACGGTGGAACGGAGTATAAATCTTGCTTTCGTAGCGAGGTTTCGAAATTCGTAATCCTTTTTGTCGGGGGCTGGCACGTGAGGGTATGGACGACATCGACCGGCGCATCCTCGACACCCTGCGACGGGACGCGCGGACGCCCTACACGGAGATTGCCGACGACATCGGCGTCAGCGAGGGGACCGTGCGCAACCGCGTCGACAGCCTCGTCGACGCGGGCGTCATCGAACGGTTCACGGTCGCGACCTCCACGGGGAACGTGAAGGCGATGATCGAGATCGGGGTCGCGATGGACGTCAACACCCACGAGATCGGCGACCGGATGGTCGAGTGGGGCGAGGTAGACTTCGTCTGGCAGGTCTCCGGCGAGGACGACATCGTACTCGTCGTCGACGCCACGGACACCGGCGGCGTCAACCAGCTCGTGACGAAGGCCCGCGAGCAGGAGGAGGTCGTCTCCACGAAGACTCGCCTCATCCTCGACGAGAAGATGGGGTAGAGTCGAAGCGCTATTGGTTCGGGTCCACCTCGGTACGCGCATGAGCGAGACAGAGCCGAGCGTTCCCGTCGAGTCGTCCCGTGACGACGAGACCGCGGAGAACGCAGCACAGGACGTCGTCACCGTCGACGCCTACGACGAAGCAGAGGGCCTCGCCAACCGCCTCGACGCCCACACCGAGGGCGGCATCCGCCACCGCGCGTTCACCTGCCTGCTGTTCGACGAGGACGGCAACATCCTGCTCGCCCAGCGCGCGGCCCGCAAGCGCCTCTGGGACACCCACTGGGACGGCACCGTTGCCAGCCACCCCGTCGAGGGCCAGAGCCAGGAGGCGGCCACCCGCGAGCGCCTCGAGGAGGAACTCGGCATCACCCCCGACCAGTACGACGAACTCGAGGTCACCGACCGCTTCGAGTACAAGCGCCACTACCTCGACGAGGGCGTCGAGTGGGAGGTGTGTGCGGTCCTCAAAGCGACGCTCACGGACACGAGCGTCGACCCCGACCCCGAGGAGGTCGGCGGCGTCCTCTGGGCCGACTACGAGGACCTCCACGAGAACCCGCGGTACTACCGCCAGCTGCGCCTCTGTCCGTGGTTCGAAATCGCGATGCGCCGGGACTTCGACGGCGACGCCGACCCCGTGCCGGACGGCGTCCGCGAGTAGCGTCGGTAGAGTCGGGTTTTTTCCGGTTCCCATCCCAAGCGAAGGCGTGCTCGCGCTCTCGCGGTCAGCCTACGACGAGATTCTCGACCACGCGCGAGCGGACGCGCCCCGCGAAGCCTGCGGCGTTCTCGTCGGCGAACGCGACGACGACGAGCGCCGCGTCGAGGCGGTGCGCCAGGTCCCGAACGTCGCCCCGGCACCCCGCGTGACCTACGAACTCGGCCCGGAGGCGACGATGGCCGTCTTCGACGAGGCCGAGGCGACGGACCGCGACGTGGTCGGCTTCTACCACTCCCACCCCGCAGGCCCGAGCCACCCGAGCGAGACAGACACCGAGCAGGCGTCGTGGCCGGACTACGTCTACGTGGTCGCGTCGCTGGCCGCGCGCCCGCCGACGCTGGACGCGTGGCTGTGGACCGGCGATGCATTCGAGCGCGACGACGTCGTGGTCCGGGAGAACTGAGTCGCTACCCGCGGATGGCCGTCCAGACGCCGACGGCGCCGAGCAGGATGGCGGGGATCATCGGGATGGCGAGGTACGTGTCCCGGAAGCTGAGCCCGAAGCTCCCGGCGCCGACGAAGTAGACGTACGCGGGCGCCAGGAGCCCCGTGGCGACGAGGACGGCGACGACGAGCCACTGGGCGCGCTTGCTCATCGCCCGCTCCGTCGTGGCCGTCTCGGGTTCGTGGGGGTTCGCCATCAGTAGTCGCTGTCGGGTATTACCACTACCTTCCCAAAGCCCTCCCGGTTCTCCAGCAGTTCGTGGGCGCGAGCCGTCTCGCTCATCGGGAGCACGTCGCGGATGCGGACGTCGAACGTGCCGTCCCACACCAGCGAGAGCACGTCGTCGACCTCCCCCGGCGTTGCCATCGTGGAACCGAGCACCGAGAGGTGGTTCCAGAACAGCCGCTGGACGTGGGTCTCGGGCTTCCCGCCGGTGGTCGCGCCGCAGGTGACGAGGCGGCCGCCCTTCGCCAGCGAGCGCAGCGACTGGTCCCACGTCGCCTCGCCGACATGGTCGACCACCACGTCCACGCCGCGCTTGCCCGTCCGGGCGCGAATCTCGTCGGCGAAGTCCGCGTCCTCGTAGTCGATGGCGCGCGTCGCGCCGAGTTCCTCGGCGTACCGGCGCTTCTCCTCGGTGCTCGCCGTGGCGTACACCTCGGCGCCCGCGTGGGCCGCGATCTGGACGGCGGCGTGGCCGACGCCGCCGCTGGCTCCCAGCACGAGCACGGACTCCCCGGGGTCGACGTCCGCCCGCGTGACGAGCATCCGCCACGCCGTCTGAAAGACGAGCGGCGCGGCGGCCGCCGTCGCCCAGTCGACGTCGTCCGGTACGGGCACGAGGTTGTCCTCGGGTATGGCCGCCCGCTCGCTGTGGACGCCCGGCACGTGCTCGCCGATGACGTGGAAGGACGTGCACAGCGGGTAGTCGCCGTCCCGGCAGAACTCGCAGTCCCCACACCAGACCCCGGCGGAGAGCGCGACGCGGTCGCCCGCCTCGAAGCGCCGGACGTCCGGGCCGGTCTCGAGGACGACGCCCGCCGCATCGCTCCCGGGGACGTGGGGCATCTCCAGGTCGAGGCCGGGCAACCCGCGGCGGGTCCAGACGTCGAGGTGGTTGAGCGCGCCCGCCTTCACGTCCACCAGCACCTCGTCGCGGCCGACCTCGGGGTCGGGGACCTCCCCATAGTCGATGACCTCGGTGCCGCCGTGCCCGTCGAAGCGAACTGCCTGCATAGCGGGGTGGTGGCGGGGGGCGACCAAAACTGTGGGGTTCACGCTTTTGCCACGGGGGTCCGAAGGCCAGCACATGGTCGACTTCCAATCGCGGGACACGCGCGTCGACGACGAGGAGGCGGCGGACCCGCCGGACGAGGACGACGCGACGGACGACCTCGAGGAGCACGAGGACCACCACCACCACGACGTCGAGCAGGTCGGCGCGGCGGTGGTCACGGTCTCCTCGACGCGCTCGCTCGACGACGACCCCGCGGGCGACGCCATCGTCGCCGCCTTCGAGGACGAGGGCCACGAGGTCGTGACGCGCGAACTCCTCCAGGACAACTACGACGGCGTGCAGTCGACGCTCGACCACCTGGTCAGCCGCAAGGACGTCGACGTGGTGGTCTCCACCGGCGGCACCGGTGTCACACCCGACGACGTCACCGTCGAGGCGGTCCAGGCGCTGTTCGACAAGAAACTGCCCGGATTCGGCGAACTGTTCCGGCGGCTCTCCTACGACGAGGTCGGCACGAGAGTCGTCGGGACGCGGGCGGCCGGCGGCGTCTCCGACGGGACGCCGGTGTTCTGTCTCCCCGGCAGCGAGAACGCAGCGCGACTCGGCAGCGAGGAGGTCGTCGTCCCGGAGGTCGGCCACCTCGCGGGTCTCGCCCGTCCCGAAGGCGAGGACGACGAGACGGAGTGAGGGCTGTCGGTCGACCCGGTGAACACTGACGGTCGACGGAGTGGGGACTCACGGTCGTCGCGTGGCACGAAGAAACGAAGCGGAATCGCGGAGCGCGTCGGTCGTCTGGCGGCTCGTCGCGTCAGGCGTCAGCGGCGTCGGACTCGCCATCCTCGGAGAGCAGACCGCTCAGCTCCGACCCGAGGTCGTCGAGGTCACCGTCGAGGAACGCGTTGATCTTCTGGTGGATGTCGCTCACGCGGTCCGGGACGGGCGCCGGCAGCTCGCTCGGCGGACCGGCGTCGCCCGCGTTCTCGGACGCCGACGCGTTGTCGGCCTCCTCGGGCGTTCCAGTCTCGTCGGCGTTCCCGCGGTCCGCGGCGTCAGCGGCCGCCGAAGCGTTGGCCGCTGCCGAGGGGGTCGCGGCGTCGCTGCCGTCGGTCGCGGAGCTGTTGTCCGCTTCGTCGGGCGTCTCTGCTGCCTGTCCTGCTGGCGTCGCGGCGCCGGCCGCAGCCACACCGCCCACGAGGACGGTGACTGCGAGCACGACGGTGAGCACTGATTTCACGTTCATCGCGATTCGTCCTGGGTCGGCCACCCACTTCAACCGGGGAAGCGCTGAATCCAAATTCCGCCACGTTGGGGCGTCTAAACCCCGATTAACTCGAATTGGCGCCGATTAACGGAGCGGCAGTCCTCGGCCGACCCACCAGCCGGCGGTCTGTGGCCGAGAGTGGCCTATTTGGACGTCGGCCGTCAACCGGGCGTGTGACCAAACAGGAGCTCCGCGAGCGCGTGTGGGACGACCTGGCGGACAGCGGCGAGGCCAGGTTCCCGTTCCCGCCCCACGGCCGCATCCCCAACTTCGCCGGCGCGAGCGACGCCGCGGCGCTGCTCGCCGACCAGCCGGAGTGGGAGCGTGCAGCGACGGTGAAGGCGAACCCGGACGCCCCGCAGTTGCCCGCGCGGCGCCGCGCGCTCCGCGACGGGAAGACCGTCTACATGGCGGTGCCGCGCCTCCGCGACGCGGACTGCTTCCTCGAACTCGACCCCGCGAACGTGGACGACCACGAGCGGGCGCCGACGCTCTCGCACGTCGACGACTACGCCGAGCAGGTCGGCCCGGACGCGCTCCCCCACGTCGACCTCGTGCTCTCGGGCAGCGTCGCGGTGACGCCCTCGGGCGCCCGCGTCGGCAAGGGCGAGGGGTACAGTGACCTCGAGTTCGCCATCCTCTCGGACCTCGGCCTCGTCGACGCGGAGACGGTGGTCGCCACCACGGTCCACGAGTCCCAGCTGGTCGACGACGACGAGGTCGAACCCGACGCCCACGACGTCCCGATGGACCTCGTGGTGACCCCGGAGCGCGTGATTCGTCCCGACGGCAACGACGCTCGCCCCGCGGGCGTCGACTGGGACGCCCTGAGCGAGGAGCGCGTTCAGGAGATGCCGGTACTCGTCCGCCTCCGGCCCGACATTTAAGCACGAGAACGTCGAAGCCGACGGTATGCCAGCGGGCGACGACGTGGTCGACGGGGACGCGCCCAGCAGCGCGGCGGACGCGGCGCCGTCCGCGGATGCCGCGGAGGCCGCGCTGTCGGGAGTCCTCGACGGGACCGACGGCGACCCGCAGTGCGTGCTCTGCTCCAACGACGCGGACTACTTCCTCTACGACCCCGGTAGCGTCGAGAAGTTCGTCTGCTGGGAGCACGTCAGCCCGCACTCCGCCGCCGTCGACGGCGAGGAACCCCGCCCTGGACGTCCGGTCGCGCTATCGCTCTAACAAATCGGTGCGATTGCCATCTACCCCATCGGCGCCATCGTCGCCGTGAACACCGCCACCTCGTCGGTCTCGTTGCGCGCGCCGTGCGGGACGCCGCGCTCGTGGACGACCACGCCCGGCGCATCGACTGTCTCCTCGTCGTCGCCCTGCACGACCACGACTTCACCCGTGAGGACGTGGAACGCGTTCGTTTGGTCGGCGTGCTCGTGGGGGTCGACGCTCGCCCCCGGCCCGAGCGCGAACGCCTTCACGAGTGCGTCCTCGGAGAAGTACAGTTCCTCGGTGAGCACCTCGCCCACGTCGGGGTCGAGGTCGGGGTAGCGGTCGAGTGACATACGCGACCGGACGCAGGCGAGTGGCTTCAGTGGTGGGGCCGGCTCAGACCAGTTCCTCGGCGACTGCGTCGGGACCGAGCAGGTCCGGGTCGATGGCGAAGTCGAGGCGAGACTTCACGAACTCCGGCATCGAGTCCTGCGTGTAGGCGACGGTCTTCAGGTCCTCGTTGCGCTCGAGGGCGACCGGAATCGCGGTGGCCTCACCGGCGTCCGTGATGACGAGCAGGTCGGCATCCTCGACGCCAGCCTCGACGAGTCGTTCGCCAGAGGCGATGCCCTCGATGCGGGTGACTTCGACGCCCTCTGCCTCGAGGGCGTCGACGATGCTGCTGTCGGGTCCGACGACGATGGCCTTCATTCGTACTCGATGGTCGCGGGTGGTTTGTGCGTCACGTCGTAGACGACGCGAGAGACGTTGTCGATGGTGCCCGCGATGCGCGACTGGAGGCGCTGAAGCGTCTCCCAGTCGAGTTCCTGGGCGCGGGCGGTCATCCCGTC
Encoded proteins:
- a CDS encoding carbamoyl phosphate synthase, translated to MPDAYLALETGDVVEANARAPGTARGELVFTTAYTGYEESLTDPSYEAQVLTFAYPLIGNYGVRDDRFESDRVHPSAVVARELTDDVADWLRAEGVPAVDGLDTRDLVLDIREGGAMKVGIAAGPEATPADARAELADCPHMDDITDIGERVSVAEPETYGDGDTDVALIDCGAKQSIVDSLVERGATVHRLPHDTTPTEVADLGPDVLFVSNGPGDPANFEAAEALVDEFVGEVPIAGICLGQQVVARSLGGTTEKMDFGHRGVNQPVLDHDSGRVVMTTQNHGYTVADPGDLDVTQVNVNDDTPEGLDSAELDVLTRQYHPEANPGPNDTLDFFDDVLAMAETRRMTPKAD
- a CDS encoding AsnC family transcriptional regulator: MDDIDRRILDTLRRDARTPYTEIADDIGVSEGTVRNRVDSLVDAGVIERFTVATSTGNVKAMIEIGVAMDVNTHEIGDRMVEWGEVDFVWQVSGEDDIVLVVDATDTGGVNQLVTKAREQEEVVSTKTRLILDEKMG
- a CDS encoding isopentenyl-diphosphate delta-isomerase, whose translation is MSETEPSVPVESSRDDETAENAAQDVVTVDAYDEAEGLANRLDAHTEGGIRHRAFTCLLFDEDGNILLAQRAARKRLWDTHWDGTVASHPVEGQSQEAATRERLEEELGITPDQYDELEVTDRFEYKRHYLDEGVEWEVCAVLKATLTDTSVDPDPEEVGGVLWADYEDLHENPRYYRQLRLCPWFEIAMRRDFDGDADPVPDGVRE
- a CDS encoding Mov34/MPN/PAD-1 family protein; this encodes MLALSRSAYDEILDHARADAPREACGVLVGERDDDERRVEAVRQVPNVAPAPRVTYELGPEATMAVFDEAEATDRDVVGFYHSHPAGPSHPSETDTEQASWPDYVYVVASLAARPPTLDAWLWTGDAFERDDVVVREN
- a CDS encoding alcohol dehydrogenase; protein product: MQAVRFDGHGGTEVIDYGEVPDPEVGRDEVLVDVKAGALNHLDVWTRRGLPGLDLEMPHVPGSDAAGVVLETGPDVRRFEAGDRVALSAGVWCGDCEFCRDGDYPLCTSFHVIGEHVPGVHSERAAIPEDNLVPVPDDVDWATAAAAPLVFQTAWRMLVTRADVDPGESVLVLGASGGVGHAAVQIAAHAGAEVYATASTEEKRRYAEELGATRAIDYEDADFADEIRARTGKRGVDVVVDHVGEATWDQSLRSLAKGGRLVTCGATTGGKPETHVQRLFWNHLSVLGSTMATPGEVDDVLSLVWDGTFDVRIRDVLPMSETARAHELLENREGFGKVVVIPDSDY
- a CDS encoding molybdenum cofactor biosynthesis protein MoaB — its product is MVDFQSRDTRVDDEEAADPPDEDDATDDLEEHEDHHHHDVEQVGAAVVTVSSTRSLDDDPAGDAIVAAFEDEGHEVVTRELLQDNYDGVQSTLDHLVSRKDVDVVVSTGGTGVTPDDVTVEAVQALFDKKLPGFGELFRRLSYDEVGTRVVGTRAAGGVSDGTPVFCLPGSENAARLGSEEVVVPEVGHLAGLARPEGEDDETE
- a CDS encoding 5-formyltetrahydrofolate cyclo-ligase → MTKQELRERVWDDLADSGEARFPFPPHGRIPNFAGASDAAALLADQPEWERAATVKANPDAPQLPARRRALRDGKTVYMAVPRLRDADCFLELDPANVDDHERAPTLSHVDDYAEQVGPDALPHVDLVLSGSVAVTPSGARVGKGEGYSDLEFAILSDLGLVDAETVVATTVHESQLVDDDEVEPDAHDVPMDLVVTPERVIRPDGNDARPAGVDWDALSEERVQEMPVLVRLRPDI
- a CDS encoding cupin; translated protein: MSLDRYPDLDPDVGEVLTEELYFSEDALVKAFALGPGASVDPHEHADQTNAFHVLTGEVVVVQGDDEETVDAPGVVVHERGVPHGARNETDEVAVFTATMAPMG
- a CDS encoding CTP/GMP synthase operon protein, with the protein product MKAIVVGPDSSIVDALEAEGVEVTRIEGIASGERLVEAGVEDADLLVITDAGEATAIPVALERNEDLKTVAYTQDSMPEFVKSRLDFAIDPDLLGPDAVAEELV